Below is a window of Cydia strobilella chromosome 8, ilCydStro3.1, whole genome shotgun sequence DNA.
GCTTTGCAATACGTTCATGTATGCCTTGACGCTAACCAGTAACTCTGACGGCTTCGCAATTTCACTAGTGTCTTGGTTGAACATGACCATTCCAACCAACGCCTTCGAGAATCTGTTCTCTAAATGCTGGTGAAGGTACTCCCGGGGAGCGAATGTGTATTCCCAAACATTAACCGTAGTGCAGTAATTAATAGCAAAGCAAAGTTCTGTCAGCGCCATGTGCAGCTTGTCCATGGTGGTCAATTCCTCTCTAGTCTTCCTGTAACTCTCTGCTCCAGGCTTAACAATTTCAATCGtgtttttcttattcttgtCTTTCTTTTTCCTGTTTGCCAAATGGGCAATTGTTTGTGCGCAGTGTTTCGGAAGCAACTTGTCGCTCATTGTGCATTGCTCGTCACAGATCGTTGTGATAATGTTTTTTGCCTCTTTTGCCATTTCATCCAGGTATATATTTACCACCGATAAACTGCGCTCTCGAATATGATGTCTTTCTTCAGGGCATAACTCATGCGTGCAGTTTTGGAAGTGACTACAAATCAAGGGAAATGCAATGATATACCTGTTTTGCGCAGGGAATTCGAGGCACATGTGGAATTGGCTCTCGAATATCTTACTGTAAAAACAGAACAGGGACAAATCGGATGTTTCGACCATTATTTCATCGAGATTGTCAACCATTTTAGTATGGAAGACCATTTTGTCTATGAATTGCGCTAGTTCTCTATGATCAACCAGATTCAAAGGAGTTTTAGCAACCGAAGTGTAAGCCTGCAATCTAAACCAGTCCAATCGGAAAGCTCGGAAATCAAAGAGTTCGTTATCTTCGACCTGTTTTACATTCATATTGGCAGCAGTATTGCACAGAGATGACAGTATAATACTTTCATCCTCTGGACAGACTTGGAGATTTTGTATCATTAGATTCAAAGCCACCGCATCAAATCCAGACAGATACTGGACATAGTATCTCTGCATAACTTGACTGTATTTTCGAACCAACGCTCTTAACTCTTCCATGTGGAACAGCAGCTCTGGGAGCTGACGGTCTACCAAGTCTTCGGCAGCCTTGCCTTTTACTTTTTGCGGTGGATTATCGTTGTGGCGCAACAGCCAGAACACTTCGTCTCGAGCATAGCACAGTCCAATAAATATTAACAGGGCTTTCGGACCCAACAGACCCGGCTGGTCAGTCAAGATAAGACCTAGTTCCTTTAGAGCTGTTCGTAAAAATTTTCGTCTTTCTCTGTGCTTATAACCTGCCTTCTGTACGGCGTGGTGATAACAATCTTTCACTTCAGATACTCTTTTCCCATAGCTTTTTATTCCATCAAAAAAACTTTGAATGTAAGTGTGAATGTAGATCACCTCGTCGCGGAACAGTGCCAGAACCCAACCGGACTCCAAAGCACTTACCCACATCTTATTGGCATGATCTTGCGACAGCATTTGATGACAGAGCGCAAAACCGAATATGACCCATCTCTCCAAGGATTCCAATGATACATATTCACAAGACATAGTGTTCGTTTCTGACGGTTTAAGGAGCTGCGCTGGATTGCTAACTAAACTCAACTTCTGCTCTGATCTCCAGTGTTCTGCAGTCATATTTCTCGCTGGATACACATGCCACAAAGAATTTAAGGCACTGACCAATAATTTCTGATGGGGAGCAAATTCCTCTGACAGCTTTTTTAATGGTGTGTCGTAGTCAACAATCAGTTGTCCCAAACGCGGGAAACTGGCATCTATTTGGTTGTGGACCATTTCATGCGCGGCATTGAATAGACCCAAAACTGCTTTGCGGTCTTCAACGCGAGAGAGCAAGATCATCAAGGATACGTAGGTGGTGACCAAGTCGAGGTAATTCTTTGTCAGCTCGAAGTTGAGAGTCAAGTCAAGCGTAACTTGACACGCCGCCATTATGTTGAGTAGATCACTAACATTATCTTTAAAATCTAAAAGATCTACAAACGTGTAATAGTACAATGAGAGAGACTTGATTATGTCATTTCTGATCTGGGAAATGGCTTGCAGGCCCTTCACGTCTATGTTTGGAAATCTTCGGACTATGTGTTTGATTGATGATTCAAGAGTTTTGTCGGATAAGAATGCAGGTTTGGATTTAGCATCTCCACAGGCTTTTTTGATGTTGTAGATCCGTGTGAGCATACCAATGCCGCGGTCGTTGAGGATTATAAGCTTCTCCGCCAGCTTCTGCTGGCTGATGTGGACTGACCTCGACATTGTAGACATGTTTACTGTAAAAGaacaaaacatttttgaaataatagcCACTTCCCCAAACTTTGCATGAATCTCAGTGTTTACAGTAAGTAGAAATCAGTGCAGTGGTAGGATGTTAAAAATATCCCTTAGGCAAGCATTTAGCTTACATTTTCTTCAAATTGCAGGGACAGGACAGCGGTTAAAATTGTAGAAAAACAGGTAAGCATGAATTGACTTCTATACACACCAAATAGAGTTCTATGAATAGCTTACCACCCATaggtaaacataaaaaatatactaaaaccCTTTTATTCGGAATAAAGCTAATTAGCGTAAAAACAAAGTTCATTGCAAAAAACTGATGTGGCTCGCAAGTCGCAACATTGCCTAGTAGTGCAAGgtgtacgcaaaaaaaaccgcaaatcgatgtagtTTAGCCGTTTGGCTCAACGCATACTACaggcaggcctatggaactctccgcgccagctcggatttatacctacgactcgcttcccgccggcgggactcacgctagccagttggttgccacacgcgctcacgcacgcaacgtcaccgcgcgctatgccaaagaaatgtcttcgtcacgaacaaataacacagtttgtagtgtggatggatgcagaaacaacaaaacaaataaaaaatatagttttttcctctttcgactGATGAGGAAAAGTaggtagacattctcaatataggtacttacacctactgttattatttttacgatagctacaagctacgtaggtactattaaattgttttaaagatgtaggtaatgtttattacgacacatttatagctagatatctacctaaggcacctaagtatttgaaagaagcgtcagCAACCCTAACGTTGTGCCgacgcgcgcggtgcggggagcggcgcgttgaagggcactccattgtatttttgtgtaggtatcaaaacggtaggtatttgcgttttctttgagagataagtatctgttcgtaagaactattatataatctgtgctataggccaaaacaatttttttgacccgcagttcctaaaaaaaatctcTTAGGAGAGGAgtgctgtcactttttttgtatggaaaaattttttttttcagaaacctaCCATgtgttttcaaaattactctctttgggttagatatgaggatatcg
It encodes the following:
- the LOC134743658 gene encoding membrane-associated protein Hem, which encodes MSTMSRSVHISQQKLAEKLIILNDRGIGMLTRIYNIKKACGDAKSKPAFLSDKTLESSIKHIVRRFPNIDVKGLQAISQIRNDIIKSLSLYYYTFVDLLDFKDNVSDLLNIMAACQVTLDLTLNFELTKNYLDLVTTYVSLMILLSRVEDRKAVLGLFNAAHEMVHNQIDASFPRLGQLIVDYDTPLKKLSEEFAPHQKLLVSALNSLWHVYPARNMTAEHWRSEQKLSLVSNPAQLLKPSETNTMSCEYVSLESLERWVIFGFALCHQMLSQDHANKMWVSALESGWVLALFRDEVIYIHTYIQSFFDGIKSYGKRVSEVKDCYHHAVQKAGYKHRERRKFLRTALKELGLILTDQPGLLGPKALLIFIGLCYARDEVFWLLRHNDNPPQKVKGKAAEDLVDRQLPELLFHMEELRALVRKYSQVMQRYYVQYLSGFDAVALNLMIQNLQVCPEDESIILSSLCNTAANMNVKQVEDNELFDFRAFRLDWFRLQAYTSVAKTPLNLVDHRELAQFIDKMVFHTKMVDNLDEIMVETSDLSLFCFYSKIFESQFHMCLEFPAQNRYIIAFPLICSHFQNCTHELCPEERHHIRERSLSVVNIYLDEMAKEAKNIITTICDEQCTMSDKLLPKHCAQTIAHLANRKKKDKNKKNTIEIVKPGAESYRKTREELTTMDKLHMALTELCFAINYCTTVNVWEYTFAPREYLHQHLENRFSKALVGMVMFNQDTSEIAKPSELLVSVKAYMNVLQSVENYVHIDITRVFNNCLLQQTQNLDSHGEKTIASLYTQWYSEILLRRVSAGSICFSMNQKAFVSLTAEGAIPFNAEEYSDINELRSLAELIGPYGMKLLSETLMWHIASQVQELKKLVVQNKEVLQMLRTNFDKPEIMREQFRRLQHVDNVLQRMTIIGVILSFRQVAQESLLDVLERRIPFLISSIKDFQQQLPSGDPMRVISEMCSAAGLSCKVDPTLASALRQNKAEQEEEEHLVVCLLMVFVAVSLPRLARSEGSFYRPSLEGHVNNIHCIAPAINHIFGALFTICGQGDIEDRMKEFLALASSSLLRLGQETDKEAIKNRESVYLLLDLIVQESPFLTMDLLESCFPYVLIRNAYHEVYKQEQVLLHS